A window of Lentibacillus sp. Marseille-P4043 contains these coding sequences:
- a CDS encoding SprT family protein — MSVLNEKDLYQLVDNLSREFFHKPFTDDVRFNNRLRTTGGRYLPAKRKIELNPKYVMEMDEEEFIGIIKHELCHYHLHIEGKGYKHGDETFKKLLKETGSPRHCNPLPSVKRSYKYVYVCSECGREYKRARRVDMKRFRCGRCRGKLRLQSDS, encoded by the coding sequence ATGAGTGTATTAAATGAAAAAGACCTGTATCAATTAGTTGATAACTTATCAAGGGAATTTTTCCATAAGCCATTTACTGATGATGTTCGGTTTAACAATCGATTACGAACAACTGGTGGTAGGTATTTACCTGCAAAAAGGAAAATTGAACTAAATCCGAAATACGTAATGGAGATGGATGAAGAGGAGTTCATCGGGATTATTAAGCATGAATTATGCCATTACCATCTTCATATAGAAGGAAAAGGATATAAACATGGGGATGAAACATTTAAGAAGTTATTAAAAGAAACAGGATCCCCAAGGCACTGCAACCCATTACCTTCCGTAAAACGATCCTATAAATATGTATATGTTTGTTCGGAATGTGGGCGCGAGTATAAACGTGCTAGAAGAGTTGACATGAAACGATTTAGATGTGGGAGATGCAGAGGTAAGCTTAGGCTCCAAAGTGATTCATAA
- a CDS encoding catalase: protein MSNEKKRLTTASGAPVGDNQNSITAGHRGPVLIQDVHLLEKLAHFNRERVPERVVHAKGAGAHGYFELKNDMSKYTKADFLNGAGKRTPMFIRFSTVAGELGSADTVRDPRGFAVKFYTQEGNYDLVGNNTPLFFIQDAIKFPDFIHTQKRNPKTNLKDPNAVWDFWSLSPESLHQVTYLHGDRGIPATLRHMNGYGTHTFKWVNDQGEAVWVKYHFISEQGVKGLDEDVATKIAGENPDYHTEDLYNAIDKGDFPAWTLYVQIMPYEDAKDYKWDAFDDTKVWSHKDYPLIEVGRMVLDRNPENYFAEVEQAAFSPGNFVPGIEASPDKMLQGRLFGYSDAHRYRIGANHQQLPINRPINDVNHHQRGGHMSFYNGGGSTNYEPNSFDGVKEDAPSKIKPFEVYGEVDSIPYENDHYTQAGDLYRLMSTDEKDRLIKAVVNHMKPVESDEIKQRQIEHFYKADPEYGERVAEGLGLKVPASVK from the coding sequence GTGAGTAACGAAAAGAAAAGACTAACAACTGCATCAGGTGCTCCAGTCGGAGATAACCAAAATTCAATTACAGCTGGTCATCGTGGCCCAGTATTAATTCAAGATGTTCATCTTCTTGAAAAACTAGCACACTTTAATAGAGAGCGCGTTCCAGAACGTGTTGTACATGCTAAAGGCGCTGGCGCACACGGATATTTTGAATTAAAAAATGACATGAGTAAATATACAAAAGCGGATTTCTTAAATGGGGCTGGCAAACGTACTCCAATGTTTATTCGTTTTTCAACTGTTGCTGGGGAATTAGGTTCCGCAGATACTGTTCGCGATCCACGTGGTTTCGCAGTTAAATTTTATACACAAGAAGGGAATTATGATTTAGTTGGGAATAACACACCACTTTTCTTCATTCAAGATGCAATCAAATTCCCGGATTTCATTCATACACAAAAACGTAATCCAAAAACGAACTTGAAAGATCCTAATGCTGTTTGGGACTTCTGGTCATTATCACCAGAATCTTTACACCAAGTAACATACCTACACGGTGATCGTGGTATTCCAGCAACACTTCGTCATATGAATGGTTATGGTACCCACACATTCAAATGGGTGAATGACCAAGGGGAAGCAGTTTGGGTTAAATATCACTTTATTAGTGAACAAGGTGTTAAAGGCTTAGATGAAGACGTTGCAACAAAAATAGCTGGAGAAAACCCTGATTATCATACAGAAGATTTATATAATGCAATTGATAAAGGGGACTTCCCTGCTTGGACACTTTATGTACAAATCATGCCATATGAAGACGCTAAGGATTATAAATGGGATGCATTTGATGATACAAAAGTATGGTCACATAAAGACTACCCACTTATTGAAGTAGGTCGCATGGTTCTCGATCGTAATCCAGAAAATTACTTTGCTGAAGTGGAACAAGCTGCATTCTCACCTGGCAATTTCGTACCTGGAATCGAGGCATCACCAGATAAAATGTTACAAGGTCGCCTATTTGGCTATTCCGATGCACATCGCTATCGTATTGGAGCAAACCATCAGCAATTACCAATTAATCGTCCAATAAATGACGTTAATCATCATCAACGTGGTGGCCACATGAGCTTCTATAATGGCGGTGGATCTACTAACTACGAACCTAACAGCTTTGATGGCGTAAAAGAAGATGCTCCATCAAAAATTAAGCCATTTGAAGTTTATGGTGAAGTAGATAGTATTCCATACGAAAATGACCATTACACACAAGCTGGTGATTTGTATCGTCTTATGAGTACCGATGAAAAGGATCGCCTCATTAAAGCAGTGGTAAATCATATGAAACCAGTAGAAAGTGATGAGATTAAACAAAGACAAATCGAGCATTTCTATAAAGCGGATCCAGAATATGGAGAACGTGTTGCAGAAGGCTTAGGATTGAAAGTCCCTGCAAGTGTTAAATAA
- a CDS encoding Tex family protein — MKAVYKGGTNVAVELNQDLSSWVAKESQVKTSTVKKVIDLLDGGNTVPFIARYRKEVTGGLDEVQIKLIQDKWHYAVNLAERKQEVIRLIDEQGKLTEELEKDITEATQLQRVEDLYRPYKQKRRTKATIAKEKGLEPLADLVWKQADIDFKQEAEKYFSEEHELHTVEDVRNGVNDIIAEWISDDPEFRDYIRDETYKKGSIRSEVKVTELDEKGVYEMYYDYHESVRSLVSHRILALNRGEKEGVLKVAVEPPMERIVEFLQWKVINTRDNQTIVDILQAAIKDSYKRLIQPSIEREIRTSLTEKAEEQAIDVFSKNLKNLLLQPPLKGKTVLGVDPAFRTGCKLAVVDETGKVHQVSVMYPTAPKHDTAGAEKIMMEFINTYDVELIAIGNGTASRETEQFVADVIGKHKLDVPYIIANEAGASVYSASKLAREEFPDLQVEERSAASIARRVQDPLAELVKIDPKSIGVGQYQHDVSQKALNASLTFVVETAVNQVGVNVNTASSSLLQYVSGLSKTVANNIVNKRNEEGKFTNRKQLKKIPRLGAKTYEQSIGFLRIVDGDNSLDRTPIHPETYTQVAELLNMFGCTLDDLGTDVLQDKLNTVNKKQVAEELGIGEPTLIDIMSALSRPERDPRDDLPKPLLKQNVLSMEDLQPGMEMQGTVRNVVDFGVFVDIGVKQDGLVHISKMSNHFVKHPMDIAAVGDVVTVWVEQIDTAKGRIALSMVEGKK, encoded by the coding sequence ATGAAAGCTGTATATAAAGGAGGAACAAATGTGGCAGTTGAATTAAACCAAGATCTTAGTAGCTGGGTAGCGAAAGAATCTCAAGTAAAAACAAGTACTGTTAAAAAAGTAATTGATTTATTAGATGGCGGAAATACAGTACCATTTATCGCCCGTTATCGAAAAGAGGTAACAGGTGGACTTGACGAGGTGCAAATTAAATTAATTCAAGATAAATGGCATTACGCCGTGAACTTAGCGGAAAGGAAACAAGAAGTAATTCGCTTGATTGATGAACAAGGAAAATTAACAGAGGAACTGGAAAAAGATATTACTGAGGCAACCCAATTGCAACGGGTAGAGGATTTATATCGCCCGTACAAACAAAAGCGTCGTACAAAAGCAACTATTGCAAAGGAAAAAGGGTTAGAGCCATTAGCTGACCTAGTATGGAAACAAGCAGATATCGATTTCAAACAGGAAGCCGAAAAATATTTTTCAGAGGAACATGAATTACATACGGTTGAAGATGTGCGAAATGGCGTCAATGACATTATTGCAGAATGGATCTCTGATGACCCAGAATTTCGTGATTATATTCGTGATGAGACATATAAAAAAGGCTCTATACGTTCAGAAGTGAAAGTGACCGAATTGGATGAAAAGGGCGTATACGAGATGTATTATGACTACCACGAATCCGTTCGTTCGCTAGTATCGCACCGAATTCTTGCATTGAATCGCGGTGAGAAGGAAGGGGTCTTAAAAGTAGCTGTTGAACCGCCAATGGAACGAATTGTCGAGTTTTTACAGTGGAAAGTAATTAATACAAGGGATAATCAAACGATTGTTGATATTCTGCAGGCAGCGATTAAGGATAGCTACAAACGTTTAATCCAGCCATCGATTGAACGGGAAATTAGAACAAGCCTGACAGAAAAGGCCGAGGAACAGGCAATTGATGTTTTTTCGAAAAACCTGAAGAACTTATTATTGCAACCACCTTTAAAAGGGAAAACGGTACTTGGGGTTGACCCTGCTTTTAGAACTGGTTGTAAGCTAGCTGTTGTTGATGAGACAGGTAAAGTTCATCAAGTCAGTGTCATGTATCCGACAGCACCAAAACATGATACAGCAGGTGCGGAAAAAATTATGATGGAATTTATAAATACGTATGATGTTGAACTAATTGCGATTGGGAATGGAACGGCATCTCGTGAAACAGAACAATTTGTTGCAGATGTAATTGGAAAACACAAGCTTGATGTCCCGTATATTATTGCAAACGAAGCAGGAGCTAGTGTTTATTCCGCATCGAAATTAGCACGTGAGGAGTTCCCAGATTTACAGGTAGAAGAAAGAAGTGCGGCCTCCATTGCTAGACGGGTGCAGGATCCACTTGCAGAACTTGTGAAAATAGATCCGAAATCCATCGGGGTTGGGCAATATCAGCATGACGTAAGCCAAAAGGCGCTGAATGCCTCGCTAACATTTGTTGTGGAGACGGCGGTAAACCAGGTTGGTGTAAATGTAAATACGGCATCATCCTCATTACTACAATATGTTTCTGGCTTAAGTAAAACAGTAGCCAATAATATTGTGAACAAGCGTAATGAAGAAGGAAAATTTACCAATCGTAAACAATTGAAGAAAATTCCGCGTTTAGGCGCCAAAACATATGAACAATCAATTGGCTTCTTACGGATAGTTGATGGAGATAATTCATTAGATCGAACGCCAATTCATCCGGAAACCTACACACAAGTAGCGGAACTTTTAAACATGTTTGGCTGTACATTGGATGACCTTGGAACAGATGTATTGCAAGACAAATTAAATACAGTGAATAAAAAACAAGTGGCAGAAGAACTTGGAATTGGTGAACCTACGTTAATAGACATCATGAGTGCACTAAGTCGTCCGGAACGAGATCCGCGTGATGATTTGCCAAAACCATTATTGAAACAGAATGTGTTATCAATGGAAGATTTACAGCCCGGAATGGAAATGCAAGGTACGGTGCGCAATGTCGTGGATTTTGGGGTCTTTGTTGATATTGGTGTTAAACAGGATGGCCTAGTCCATATTTCTAAAATGTCCAATCATTTTGTTAAACACCCCATGGATATCGCTGCCGTTGGCGATGTAGTAACTGTTTGGGTGGAACAAATTGATACTGCAAAAGGTAGGATTGCTCTTTCCATGGTGGAAGGGAAAAAGTAA
- a CDS encoding SpoIIE family protein phosphatase, with the protein MRTEENNVQVAVYQKAKKGNFHCGDSYFYIETENEFVCALADGLGSGEFAKESSQIVIDIIQSNIHATVEQLVKRSNKELFHKRGVVLGILKLDFQSKRYSFSSIGNIGIMTITKDGKKKRNIPNAGYLAGYPRPFKVTTDNLDSNMNFIMFSDGVTDADLSQKFLLGNDMDEITSMYANVNGESRIDDTTLIAMRYEE; encoded by the coding sequence TTGAGAACAGAAGAGAATAATGTACAAGTAGCTGTCTATCAAAAGGCAAAAAAAGGAAACTTCCATTGTGGTGACAGCTATTTTTATATAGAGACAGAAAATGAGTTTGTTTGTGCTTTAGCGGACGGATTAGGAAGTGGGGAATTTGCCAAGGAATCATCTCAGATTGTCATTGATATTATCCAAAGCAATATACATGCAACTGTTGAACAATTGGTAAAACGCAGTAACAAAGAATTGTTTCATAAACGTGGTGTTGTATTAGGGATATTAAAATTGGATTTCCAATCTAAGCGATATTCATTTTCTTCAATCGGGAATATTGGCATCATGACTATAACGAAAGATGGAAAGAAGAAGCGGAATATCCCGAATGCTGGCTATTTAGCAGGTTATCCGAGGCCATTTAAAGTAACAACAGATAATTTGGATTCTAATATGAATTTCATTATGTTTTCAGATGGTGTAACAGATGCAGATCTATCGCAAAAATTTTTGTTGGGAAATGACATGGACGAAATTACAAGTATGTATGCCAATGTAAACGGTGAATCACGGATTGATGATACGACATTAATTGCAATGCGGTATGAAGAATGA
- the sigB gene encoding RNA polymerase sigma factor SigB: MTTKSQPHNKGRDEVYQWIEHLQDEPTDEVIQEKIVLTYKDLVESIARKYSKNSGIHEDLVQVGMIGLLAAVKRYDATFGKSFESFAIPTIIGEIKRFIRDKTWSVHVPRRIKELGPKIKKAIDELTSSKQKSPTVTEIANYLEVAEEDILETMEMGKSYKALSVDRKIEADSDGSTVAILDLVGNDENGYDNVDQRMLLEKILPILSEREQQILRFTYFDNRSQKETGELLGISQMHVSRLQRRALRKLREAIQSESAEVFD, encoded by the coding sequence ATGACGACCAAATCTCAACCACACAATAAGGGGAGAGACGAGGTTTACCAATGGATTGAACACTTACAGGACGAGCCGACCGATGAAGTGATTCAAGAGAAAATTGTGCTTACTTATAAGGATCTTGTAGAATCCATTGCCAGAAAGTATTCAAAAAATAGTGGTATTCATGAGGATTTAGTACAAGTTGGTATGATTGGTCTTTTAGCAGCAGTCAAAAGATATGATGCAACATTCGGTAAATCCTTTGAATCATTTGCAATCCCTACAATCATAGGGGAAATTAAACGGTTTATCCGTGATAAAACATGGAGCGTGCATGTTCCCCGACGAATTAAAGAATTAGGACCCAAGATTAAGAAGGCGATCGATGAATTAACTTCATCGAAACAGAAGTCACCTACTGTAACCGAAATTGCCAATTATTTAGAAGTAGCAGAAGAGGACATATTAGAGACAATGGAGATGGGAAAAAGCTACAAAGCACTATCCGTTGACCGTAAGATTGAAGCAGATTCAGATGGCAGTACCGTGGCTATTTTAGACTTGGTAGGAAATGATGAGAACGGTTATGATAATGTTGATCAGCGGATGCTTTTGGAAAAAATTTTACCAATCTTATCGGAACGTGAACAACAAATATTACGATTTACTTATTTTGATAATCGGAGTCAAAAGGAAACGGGGGAGCTTTTAGGGATCTCGCAAATGCATGTTTCCAGATTACAAAGACGTGCCTTACGTAAACTTCGGGAAGCTATCCAATCCGAGAGTGCGGAGGTATTCGATTGA
- the rsbW gene encoding anti-sigma B factor RsbW, translating into METFDFIEMKVPAKADYVGVLRLSISGIANRMGFSYEDIEDLKVAISEAITNAVTHAYNDEDQGEVTIGFGVYENRLEVMVADHGGSFDLQEVKGTIGPYEQTESVETLREGGFGLFLIEALMDKVEINNDFGVIVLMTKYLQGTEVDFDDDQISTTQ; encoded by the coding sequence ATGGAGACATTTGATTTTATCGAAATGAAGGTACCTGCAAAGGCAGATTATGTTGGTGTTTTACGGCTAAGTATTTCGGGAATTGCTAATCGAATGGGTTTTTCCTATGAAGATATTGAGGACTTGAAAGTTGCAATTTCTGAGGCAATCACAAATGCGGTAACACATGCTTACAATGATGAAGATCAGGGAGAAGTAACAATTGGCTTCGGAGTCTATGAAAATCGTCTCGAAGTAATGGTGGCTGACCATGGAGGCAGTTTTGATTTACAAGAAGTGAAAGGAACAATCGGCCCGTATGAACAGACTGAATCTGTTGAAACCTTAAGGGAAGGAGGCTTTGGCCTTTTCTTAATTGAGGCTTTGATGGATAAAGTAGAGATCAACAATGACTTTGGCGTAATTGTTTTAATGACAAAGTACCTTCAAGGAACAGAGGTGGATTTTGATGACGACCAAATCTCAACCACACAATAA
- a CDS encoding STAS domain-containing protein — translation MNLTVDVVEDNNKSKVILSGEIDAYTAPQLKEALLPLTKVDGQIVEANLEHVNYMDSTGLGVFISALKSTKENNSHLKLIDLQERVFRLFKITGLIDIMDIKAAIRGGSE, via the coding sequence TTGAATTTAACTGTTGATGTCGTGGAAGATAATAATAAATCCAAAGTTATCCTATCTGGAGAAATTGATGCATACACAGCACCACAATTAAAGGAAGCGCTTTTACCATTGACGAAAGTGGATGGGCAAATTGTTGAAGCTAATTTAGAACATGTAAATTATATGGATAGTACTGGATTAGGTGTTTTTATCAGTGCTTTAAAATCTACAAAGGAAAACAATTCTCATCTGAAATTAATTGATTTACAAGAGCGTGTTTTTCGCCTGTTTAAAATTACTGGATTAATTGACATTATGGACATTAAGGCTGCGATAAGAGGTGGAAGTGAATAA
- a CDS encoding PP2C family protein-serine/threonine phosphatase → MDTLYSDVANYKKLLKQYIETQDEKSLYGAEQISKSFIKNKIPPEEIINLHIQALAELYPSLSEEMQHSMNFLLETMIAYGIAHQEFQALREKQLELKSEIGVAAGMQENLLATTKPIIEGLDIGVVSVPAHQMNGDYHHFIKGKDGSLGVAVADVVGKGVPAALCMSMIKYSMDSLPEESMSPKAILENLNRVVERNVDPSMFITMFYAQYLPSENKLRYSSAGHEPGFYYHKKEDRFEEIETKGLVLGVAADSNYHRYERFVQNGDMIIILTDGVTECRQGERFIETEEVLDVIKSYSHLSAQDMVDHVYKYFERMQNFELRDDFTLIILRKEV, encoded by the coding sequence TTGGATACATTGTATTCTGACGTCGCTAATTATAAAAAATTGTTGAAACAATATATTGAAACACAAGACGAGAAATCTCTTTATGGGGCTGAACAAATTAGTAAATCATTTATTAAAAATAAAATCCCCCCAGAGGAAATTATTAATTTACATATCCAGGCATTAGCAGAACTGTACCCATCCCTGTCTGAAGAAATGCAGCATTCGATGAACTTTCTTTTGGAAACAATGATTGCTTATGGGATAGCACATCAAGAATTCCAGGCATTAAGGGAGAAACAACTTGAATTGAAGTCCGAGATAGGTGTAGCTGCTGGTATGCAAGAAAACCTGTTAGCAACAACCAAACCAATTATTGAAGGTTTGGACATAGGGGTTGTTAGTGTTCCGGCCCATCAAATGAACGGGGACTATCACCATTTCATTAAAGGAAAAGATGGTTCGTTAGGTGTAGCTGTAGCTGATGTAGTTGGGAAAGGCGTACCTGCTGCGTTATGTATGTCGATGATCAAATATTCAATGGACAGTTTACCTGAAGAATCAATGAGCCCTAAAGCTATTTTAGAAAACTTAAATAGGGTCGTGGAGAGAAACGTTGATCCAAGTATGTTTATCACGATGTTTTACGCTCAATATCTACCTTCTGAAAATAAGCTGCGCTACTCATCAGCTGGGCATGAACCGGGCTTTTATTATCATAAAAAAGAAGATCGTTTTGAAGAAATTGAAACAAAAGGGTTAGTCCTGGGTGTTGCAGCGGATTCAAACTACCATCGCTATGAACGATTTGTACAAAATGGGGATATGATTATTATTTTAACCGATGGTGTAACAGAATGCAGACAAGGCGAACGGTTTATTGAAACAGAGGAAGTATTAGATGTTATTAAGAGCTATTCTCATTTGTCAGCTCAGGATATGGTAGACCACGTTTACAAATACTTTGAACGGATGCAAAATTTCGAACTTCGGGATGATTTCACATTAATTATTTTACGAAAAGAAGTTTAA
- a CDS encoding anti-sigma regulatory factor: MSLQSCVNIKKEWDIVGARQVGRDIAKKTGFGTVDQARIATAISELARNIYLYAGSGQICFEVIDNINQKGMCMVAIDAGPGINDISQVMEDGFSTSGGLGAGLPGVKRLMDVFDIKSEKDKGTEIKAIKWVR, from the coding sequence ATGAGTCTCCAATCCTGTGTTAATATAAAAAAAGAGTGGGATATTGTTGGTGCACGTCAAGTTGGCCGTGACATAGCCAAGAAGACGGGTTTTGGTACTGTAGATCAGGCCCGCATTGCCACCGCGATTTCTGAACTCGCTCGTAATATTTATTTATATGCTGGTTCCGGCCAAATTTGCTTTGAAGTAATTGATAACATAAATCAAAAAGGAATGTGTATGGTTGCGATTGATGCAGGACCTGGGATTAACGATATTAGTCAAGTCATGGAAGATGGGTTCTCGACTTCTGGGGGACTTGGCGCTGGTTTACCCGGTGTGAAACGCTTAATGGATGTTTTTGATATTAAATCCGAGAAAGATAAAGGCACAGAAATAAAAGCGATCAAATGGGTACGGTAA
- a CDS encoding STAS domain-containing protein codes for MRIPILKLHNYLLISIQTEIDDNTAIQFQEDLLNKIHKSGAIGVVIDLTSVEIIDSFIAKVLGDVVTMSDLMGAKVVLTGIQPAVAMTLIDLGIHMKSVPTALDLEQGLIKLHQELGD; via the coding sequence GTGCGAATACCTATTCTTAAACTGCATAACTATTTATTGATTTCCATTCAAACGGAAATTGACGATAATACAGCAATTCAATTTCAAGAAGACTTGTTAAATAAAATTCACAAAAGCGGAGCAATAGGTGTAGTCATTGATCTAACATCAGTAGAGATTATCGATTCGTTCATCGCGAAAGTATTAGGTGATGTTGTAACCATGTCAGACCTAATGGGGGCGAAAGTAGTTTTAACTGGGATTCAGCCAGCTGTAGCAATGACATTAATCGATCTAGGAATTCATATGAAAAGCGTTCCTACCGCACTAGACTTAGAACAAGGGCTGATTAAATTACATCAGGAATTGGGGGATTAA
- a CDS encoding RsbT co-antagonist protein RsbRA — MEDKFKKIALENSDSIVHKWIEEVDSSKDGNYTATISDELFESTNREFVNVIFASIKNQGSTKTLEDFSEKLINLGWPLSYITDGLQVFRRVTIDYILSQSDKVDSTFISNVLQSVDNWVEPIIRQLVNEYSGSWEHIVSLQRVALQELSAPLIPVMDNITIMPLIGTIDTERAKLIMENLLDGVIKHNAEVVLMDITGVPVVDTMVAHHIIQAAEAVRLIGSTCILVGIRPEIAQTIVNLGIDLGKFPTKSSLKKGFQKALEITNRTIDDHHSKDEEIANMLNSLHGE, encoded by the coding sequence ATGGAAGATAAATTCAAAAAAATTGCATTAGAAAACAGTGACTCAATCGTGCATAAATGGATTGAAGAAGTTGATTCATCAAAAGATGGCAATTATACTGCTACTATCTCTGATGAGTTGTTTGAGAGTACAAATAGAGAATTTGTAAATGTAATTTTTGCTAGTATAAAAAATCAAGGGTCAACGAAGACACTTGAGGATTTTTCTGAGAAATTGATTAACTTGGGCTGGCCGTTAAGCTACATAACAGACGGTCTACAAGTATTTAGACGAGTAACGATTGATTATATTCTCAGTCAGTCTGATAAAGTAGATTCAACGTTTATATCTAATGTACTGCAAAGTGTTGATAATTGGGTTGAGCCGATTATTAGACAATTAGTTAATGAGTACTCAGGAAGCTGGGAACATATTGTTTCGTTACAACGAGTAGCTTTACAGGAGTTATCTGCTCCACTTATTCCAGTCATGGACAATATTACGATTATGCCATTAATCGGCACAATTGATACAGAACGCGCTAAGTTAATCATGGAAAACCTACTTGATGGTGTTATTAAACATAACGCTGAAGTGGTATTAATGGACATTACAGGCGTACCGGTTGTTGATACGATGGTAGCCCATCACATAATTCAAGCAGCTGAAGCGGTACGGCTGATTGGTTCAACATGCATTTTAGTTGGAATTCGCCCGGAAATTGCTCAAACAATTGTTAACTTAGGAATTGATTTAGGTAAATTTCCAACGAAAAGTTCTCTGAAAAAAGGCTTCCAAAAAGCACTGGAAATAACCAATCGAACAATTGACGATCACCATTCTAAGGATGAAGAGATCGCCAATATGTTGAATTCATTACATGGGGAGTGA
- a CDS encoding type II toxin-antitoxin system PemK/MazF family toxin has product MIVQRGEVYFADLSPVVGSEQGGIRPVLILQNDIGNRFSPTVIVAAITAQIQKAKLPTHVEINAKRYGFDRNSVILLEQIRTLDKQRLTDKITKLDKEMMEKIDHALEISLGLKEMYGQ; this is encoded by the coding sequence TTGATCGTTCAAAGAGGCGAAGTATATTTCGCTGACTTATCCCCTGTGGTTGGATCAGAACAGGGGGGCATCCGCCCGGTATTGATCTTACAAAATGATATTGGAAATCGGTTTAGCCCAACCGTTATTGTGGCAGCTATCACTGCACAGATTCAAAAGGCGAAGCTCCCAACGCATGTGGAGATAAACGCAAAACGATATGGGTTTGACCGCAATTCTGTTATCTTGCTTGAACAAATTAGGACGTTGGATAAACAGCGATTAACAGATAAAATCACAAAGCTGGACAAAGAAATGATGGAAAAAATCGACCATGCATTGGAAATTAGTCTAGGACTTAAAGAAATGTATGGTCAATAA
- a CDS encoding CopG family ribbon-helix-helix protein yields the protein MSESIQEILVRLPKNLLNEVDGLMKYENSDLSDFICQATRNYLETKKEEHIQQFRDSMKKGYTEMARINLTIASEAFQAEEEAEQNTLERSVIGV from the coding sequence TTGTCAGAGAGCATACAAGAAATCTTGGTACGATTACCAAAAAACCTGTTAAATGAGGTGGACGGATTAATGAAATATGAAAATAGCGATTTAAGTGACTTCATATGTCAGGCTACAAGAAACTATTTAGAAACTAAGAAAGAGGAGCATATCCAGCAATTCCGTGATTCAATGAAAAAAGGATACACGGAAATGGCCAGAATTAATCTAACTATCGCTTCGGAAGCTTTTCAAGCCGAAGAGGAGGCAGAACAAAACACCCTAGAGCGCTCTGTGATCGGGGTGTAA